GCAGCAACTGTGTCTTCCATTTGTTGCTCTGCTAATAATAAAATTTCATCCATATTTATTTCTCCTATTCTTCTATGATTGTTGATTCTAAAGAACCTTCCATAACTTTAATAATGTTATTTGGTCCTTGCATGTCAAATACTTCGATTGGAAGTTTTGCGTCTTTTGCTAATGTTGCTGCTGTTAAATCCATTACACGTAATTGTTTATCAGCTATTTCACGATGAGTTAATTTTTCATAAAATTTGGCATTAGGATTTAAATTTGGGTCTGAATCATAAACTCCTTTAACTCCATTTTTTGCCATTAATACTGCATCAGCATCAATTTCGATTGCACGAATTACTGAATTAGTATCTGTTGTAAAATAAGCAAATCCTGTACCTCCAACAAAAATTGAAATGTAACCTTCATTCATTTTTAATCTAGCTCTTTTAAAGTTATAATCATCTGTCACTGTTTCAATTGGTAAAGATGAATAAACATTAACCTTGTCATAACCTAAACGTTTGATAGTTGATTCTAAAGCTAGACCATTCATAACTGTTGCTAACATTCCCATGTAATCAGCATTAATTTGTGGCATGTCAATATCAGTTCCAAGTTTACCTCTTCAGATATTTCCTCCACCAATAACAATTCCTAATTTTAATCCATTTTTTGCTAATTCAACAATTTGTTTAGCAATGTCTTCTAATTTTTCCTTGTTGTAAATTTCATTTTCGCTTTTTAAAGCTTCACCACTAAGTTTTAATAAAACTGTACTATATTTATATTTCATTTAAAATACCTCATTCATCTTATTTATTATACCCAAAAACACTAATAAAAAAAGCACTCCTAAGAATGCTTTAAACTA
The Mesoplasma entomophilum DNA segment above includes these coding regions:
- the pyrH gene encoding UMP kinase, producing MKYKYSTVLLKLSGEALKSENEIYNKEKLEDIAKQIVELAKNGLKLGIVIGGGNIWRGKLGTDIDMPQINADYMGMLATVMNGLALESTIKRLGYDKVNVYSSLPIETVTDDYNFKRARLKMNEGYISIFVGGTGFAYFTTDTNSVIRAIEIDADAVLMAKNGVKGVYDSDPNLNPNAKFYEKLTHREIADKQLRVMDLTAATLAKDAKLPIEVFDMQGPNNIIKVMEGSLESTIIEE